From Falco naumanni isolate bFalNau1 chromosome 4, bFalNau1.pat, whole genome shotgun sequence:
GATTTGAGATAGCTTTAATGTTGCCTAATCATTTGCATATATGCTACCTGCAGATAACTTCTTGGTGTATTTGACTTCCCTGTTACCCGTCTTATCCTTTGTCTTGCCGTTGAGTACCTGTCACTGAACAGCCTTCCCTTTTGAATTATTTGGGAGCAGCATTTGAGAGTCTGCTTTAAGAAGATAAAACGGGTGGGTTCAGTTCCTGCTTCTGCCATCAGCTTGCTTTTGtgcctgtttatttttcagttagtGAATTACTGTTGTTTCATAAGTAGCTGGGTACAGTTTGCTAAGGTGTTAGAAATTAAAGTCTTCCCTATTCTATATAGATGCTTAAGATTCTGTATCACTTTTTATATGATCTGTGGTTGGTTTGTAATATtattcttttgtcctttttgtAATGAGGCTGTTCCCAGACATGTCTGTGTCAATGGTATTTTATATAAGAATGTTATCTGTAAAACATTATGATTAAAGTTATAAGCTGCTCTGTACCTATTTGCAGAGAGCAAAGTGTGAGTGGAAATTATAGAAAGTCTGTTAGTGCTTTAAAAGATTGCATAGGGAAGTATAACACATAGTTTACTTACTAACCCAGGCTGTAAGTCTCGCctaaggtaaaataaaatgctgaaaatccTTTCTAGAATTTccctcttgctgctgttttcattattgTCTAATCCTTGAGTTAATGTTTTTTGCTGTATCAATTTACTGCGGTTACTATCTTATCTGAAGCTTGAGTAAGTTTGGTACTCAGCAACTCTACGTAATCATGgttggtttggggatttttttggttggttggttttgggggtgggagggtttAGGCAGGGGAAGCTGGTTTTCAGTTAGCTCTAGTCCCAGTCTTGCAATGAGCTCTAGGAGCAGGGAGTTAATTTGCAAGCAGCTTGTTCAGGATTGGGCCTTACTTTCTTAAAAAGGTGTAGCATCTCACTTCTGAAACAGCGTACATAAAAATAGGTGTTTAAAATCAACGGcgttgtatttattttcaaaagcaagtgttgaaataatggaaaatacagttGGAAGGAATGTGAAGAGGTTCTCAAATCCAGTTAACGCTGAATGATACATAATTTCTGACATAACATCATAACATCTGACAGACAATAACTGTTCCTAAAACTTTCAGGAGGGAAGGCTTCACAACTCTCTTGCTGATTTATCTACTGCTTAGATAGTATTATTAATAGGCACAGGGAAAAGCTTAttatttaaaaggcttttttagttttccttaaaatttaCTCTCAGAGAAGTTtagttttttttcattgctacCTCTCTGTCTTCATTATTCTCTCTGGTCTTTTGAAACTAAGGAAACTcaatttctttggctttttgtCAGAAGTCCTCTTTTCTAGCCTTTGTGATTGTTCCtggtgctttgttttctttggaatCTGTTCACCTATTTGTTTCTTAGATACTGTACTCCTGTGGGGGCTTTCCCAGAGCAGCAACACATTTTCAGCTGCCATACAGGTACTGGTTTTGCTTACACATCCCTGCATGACGTTTGCTATTTTCGTGGCACAGTCAGCTTACATTCAGCTTCTGGCCTGGTAGGTCTGCTGGATCCTTCTCTGCAGTCTAGCTGCCAAAGTGATCGGTTCTTCTGAATGGGGAATGCGATATATTTATTGGCTGATAGGTGGGAAAAGGTACATATTAAAAAGTACAGAAAGCCAGATTTTTGGAGACCAAAGGAAGAAGGGAGTTTGTTAGGCAGTTCTTCCATAGCTCACTAATAGTAGGACTCTGTGTGTTAATTTAGAAGTCCAGGATGCTTTGGTCTCAGGGTGGCTGTTACACAAATGTCTTGAAATGGTGATGAGAAAAACCTTTTCCAGAATGTGCAGTGGAGAAGTTCCAGACTGTGCACAAAATAGCTACATTCTTTCCTGGGATTAATCTTGTTGATGCAAATGGTTGTTAAACTGGTGTTTGTAAATGTTACAAtacactgaaaacagcaaacaaattcTGGACTTCACCTGCACAGTTCAATGGAATGGAATGAAATAAGCTGGGAGAAGGTAGTTGTAGATGCATAGTTTTACAACAGTTGTCTCTTCTTTGGAATAATAAATTATCTGATAAAGTAATCGTTCTAGCTTGAAAGGATTATTCAGGCCACTGCGTGGGAAACTCTTATGCATTAGGTTGTTCACTGTACAAGAGTTGTAGGTTGGTTCTCTGCTGATTGCTGTTCCTCCACTGTCTGCTGTGACCATGTGTTGATCTGAGTGTGAAAGAAGTGATGACTTCCATTTTCTCAGGAACTACATTCCCCAAAggcaatttaataatttaaggATTAGACAGGTTTTATGCTgagaattttatatatatacactaatAAAGGTGCCTCATGTCCctgttttagtatttttaattcataaaagaAGAATTGATGTGGGAAAAAGTGTAAACTGCCCtgcaaaaaggaagagggaagaaagcaacaacaacaatgaTATCGAGACTAACATTTAATACTATCAGAAACAAATAGCAGTCAATAAGTTTTATGCTGGGTAAAGGTGCATTTTAATGTAGTTAtcttcttgtttctgtctgaaTAGAGCCCAATTAATTGTCACTTGCACTCAATAAATAATGTCTTTCAttgtaattttctctttattatattttagaTACAATGTCTGCTCTGACTAGCAGCGCTGTCCCATCGGCACCACCTTCTTACGAGGAAACAACAGGAATCAATGTGAGCTATCCTCACCCCTATCCTGTCCCAGAACCTGGCCAGAAACCAGATGGAAAAGGAATGAACCCACCCCCATACATGGGGCAGCCTGCACCAGTGAATAACCCCAGTAAGCCTCAAAAACTCCACTGTACCTCATGTTAAGAAGGTGTCAAGTGGCTGTGGCAATAGGTGCTGTGCAGAAGATGAAAGATCATGGTTCACAGGCATTCCCTGCcttccaaaaaatatttttgagggGAATAAGGTGACTCAATTCTTGTGAACCCTTCAGTGTGTATTAATATCAATAACGTAATTTGgatttctgcagtttttaatgCAGCCTTATTCTTAAGACAGTGTGTTTCTGCATTAGGAAATGCCATGGTGATTTCTCATTGTCACTGTGTGTTTCATTGCTCTGAGCGTGAAAGTTTTTGGAGTAATTGCAGGTTCTAGATCAGAAGAAGTTGATCAACtatccttttttccttatttaccCATtgaataaacagcatttttctctgctcagtTACAGTTCAGACAGTGTATGTGCAGCAACCAGTAGTATTTTATGACCGCCCGGTTCAGATGTGCTGCCCCTCCTGTAATCAGATGATTGTGACACGTCTCTCATATGACTCAGGAGCTTTGACTTGGCTGTCATGTGGTGGCCTCTGCCTGCTGGGGTAGGTTGATTCCAAtttgcactttatttttctcttcttacaTGACCTTTTACAAGTCTAAGGAGTAATAAAGCTCTAGCTTTGTTGCCTTCTCATTCTGTCTGGGACCTGACCCTTCATTGTTTGAATAGCCTACATCTGCATTCAAGTTCTATAGGACCTTGAAGCAGCTCTAGAGCACTAAAGTGATGGACTCCATAGCCATATGTGTTCTTTCTAAAGCTTCATGGTACCAGTTTTACTGAGGGCTTTTGCAGGAAATGTATTTTACCTTCTTGTGTATGTAATAAGTGGTATAAcagattgttttggttttgttttgtgggttttttttccctttcaggtGTATAGGTGGCTGCTGCTTAATCCCCTTCTGCATTGATGCCCTAAAGGATGTGGATCACACCTGTCCGAACTGCAACGCTCTTGTTGGTTCTTACAAACGTCTATAGGCGATGTTTAAACGTTGATAATTGATTGATGAAGTTGGTCAGCACCTCTGCAAGCCCTTTCTGAAGCTTCATGGAGACTTCCGGTTGTTTCTGTGCATCTTGTCACTGGAAATCAATCAAAAGTAATGTTCATTGCTAGATTATTTGAACAAGAATTTGCTTAAGGGGGTTCTGACTTAGGTCTGTAAAAAGTATATGTAATCTTTATGGGCAACTCAGTCCGGCACCAGTTGATAGCaaccaaatattttccttctctgctttatGCAAAACAGGTTGGTGATGTTCTTCAGTTAATCTTGTTTCAGGCATGTTGCAAGCTGGTGTACTTGCTTGCAGTCTCAGCACAGACCAAGAGGAGAGCATCTATGGAGACCTATATATGTCTCGTGCTTGGTGTTGATGCTTTGGCAACAGCACTGTTTACAAACTGGCGGGGAGTTGGTTGCCTCTGAGACAGGTTCCCCTCTTTGACAAAAGAAGTGATTTGTTGGCATCTTTTCATGAGCACTACAATtcactttaaaacttttttagtTGAAAGAGAACCAAACCTAAAAGCTTCTTCGTTCTTGGAGGCTGCTTTACCAAGTGGATGACTCAGGTTATTGTGCATCAATGGTGATTCAATCTAGTGCCTGAAATTTCCTTGCCAATTTTAAGTCTAGTCATATCTCTGCTTTGCAGTGAAGATGTTCATACGGGAATTTAACAGACACTTgttcagtgggttttgtttggttgggttttttactgcTGATTGTAAGCCTGTGAAGTATTCTCTTCTCTCCACCTCAGTAAAGATGCCCATACAGCCTTGGTTATAGCATTGGAAAACCTTCTTGTACATTTGCGTAAGTCAGTTGATAGATCATAAACAAACCTCAGCCTTAACCTAAAGCTTGAATTTCTACGttcaaaacacagaagcaggACCTGAGCTTTTAATTGTTGATCTGTTTGTtaactgctgtttcttcattaaGAAGGTAACATGTTAAGGAGTTTCTCTGATGATTATTTAGGCTTGTACTCTGTTTTTTCTAAACGAAAGAGAggttctgttttcagaaacttaAGCTGGATATGCTTATTTAAGAAGATGATTGCAAAATATTAGGGAATGAAGTGCTGAaggctgaaatattttaccatGTCATAAGCAGCAGGCTTGGTCCAAATAACGTCTTGATGCATTTGAATGATGCCTGTCTAGAAAAGGCAGACAGGTGTTTAAACAAGGCTATGATGCTAACACCGTATTAAACTCTGTAAAagtaaaaagctgaaataaatgcGAAGTACTGCATTTACTGTTCTTGCCAAATGTGCCTTCTGTAAATATTTGGTATGTTAACTTTTCAAAAGTCTTTCAACACTTCACATTTGAAATTCGGGAGTTTTGTGGATCACAAATGCAATGTCTAGGTCTTGTGTTAATTAGTTTTTGTAAACTGCTGCTGTCGGTGGGTCAGTCTGCAAGTGGTTTAAGAGCCTCCTGTGCGCTGGGAAAATGCTTCTGATTGTGTGTCGCCCTGTACCATAAGAATTCACATCAGTAGCTACTAACTGGCAAGAGAATGATGGAGATAAAAAACTGGTAGTTTTATAGCTTTTGACTTTGATGATGCGGTACTAGCTTGTGTTttttgtctgctgctgctccaccaTAATGctttccatgttctttaagGGCCTGGGTGAAGCTCTGTTGAATTTTCTGTTCTAATGACACAGGCCAAATGTGTTACTGTAATAAAGCagtatttacacacacacacactgggtTTCACGGAAAACGTACCGCTTGTCAGTTTATCATCAGAGCAAGATAGGAAGAAACAATGAAGCACACAGTGTTTCCAAACTTGATGTTTGCTTGCATGGTGGGGGAGCATTTTTGGTTCTATTAGTGTCCATGTCAGTCTGTTCTGGATTATCCTGCCATATATTCATTTGGTGAGTAAGTCTTCAAATTGTTATTCGCTTAGCTCCCCTTTTCTCTACAAAGTGATGGTTGGAAAATCTGAGGTGATGACACCAGAATGCAGAAGAACACTGACCAAAAAACAATTATGTGGGGTTTTCTTGGTTGGTTTAATGGGCACAGTCCATTGTATCTCTTTAAATTCCTCATATGGATTGAGAATAGGACAGTGTTGGCAACTATTCCCTCTAACTAAGCGTTCTGCAAAGCTTTCTGGTGCCCCTTCTGTActtaaatttcctttaaatacaAAGCCTGTGTTTGTTCTACCTACAGAATGCGCCAAAGTAACTTGCTTGGTTAAACTTATTTTAGATAGACAAATGCAGGATATAACTTTCTTTGTGTGAAAGTGCTTTGTGTTTGATTACATTGAAgttactgtttgttttaaaaactgactgtatttaaaacagaaactttCTTTTGTATGTAGTGCTTGTAATCTGAACATTATAACATTTTGAATGTTTCCAAACTTATCAATGgctgaaatgttaaaatgttaagTCAAGAAATGCAATTACAGGGTGACATTTTTCAGAGTCTCACTTGGGGCAAGTCTCTCATAAATGACATTCTCTGGCCTGCAAACTGtttacacacagagacacattggaaaatgtgttgttttcctgcagctcagggcctttaaatattttttcatttaaaactctTTGGGTAGAACTTTCACTTGCAGTACAACTAAATGAACACATAGATACGGCTACATGTTTACAGACCAGTAACCAGTAGGGAGAAAACAGATATCAATATGTTCAGGTGGAAAGAATCCTTATTAATCATGTGAGAATACCCTGCTATTTTTAATGTccaaagcactttttttcttttctttcttctttttctgagatGCAGAAAATATGGCAATGCAAGCTTAATACaagtttgttttaatatattgacatttcttatttttattaagcaaCTTTCTGGTTAATTTGTTAATAATCAAGTTTATACGGTAAACATAGTTTTTCCTCTGTTGATAGAACAGAAATAGTATGGTGACTTCATGTGCCCATGCTATTTCCACAGGTGAGGAAGGGGGCATAGGCCATCTGAAATCCTCCTTGCGTGACAAATTTGGGTGAAGCCCCCACCTTCATTAGCTTTCCAGGATGACATTGCTTTCTGTTACACTTTGACAGTGTTATTTCCATTAGACTTCTATTTTTAGTTGACAGAACTTGCACGGTGTTCAAACTGGGTTAATTCTGATGAGGCTTTGAGCCAGGAGGAAGTGAAATTTGTTTTGTCATGCAAAGAGGatccaaaataaaaactgtttaaacAAGTAAAAAGCAGCTGATAACCTTGCAAGAGGGAGCTGTTAAGCAAGAGCAGAGTGGTTTCAAAAAGCTACTATTTATTGCAGTGTTTGTGAAAGCACTTCTGGCAGTCTAACCACAAGttcttttttgaagaaatgagTTGTGATTTGTGTACTTAATCTCAGTTAATTATTCTTCATAACTGAGCAGCAAAAGGTGAGTAATGGAGTATAAAAACGTAAGAAATGCAAGTTCTGTGATGAAGGTGCAAAGTGTTTGTAGTAAAGTCAATTGtgttttacagcaaaataacttttgtgttcctgttttctttgcaagatCCTGCAATGCGATACAAATTCATCATCTTTAGGATGACTTTTAGTGAACATTTGTGAGGTAAAAACCCTCATGTATGATGTGCTGGCCACAAATCCAGTGTAGAAGTAAATTCTCTGGTGAGCACcttactggttttttttataccaGGACACCAAAAGGTGTGTGGTGAAACCTGCTGATTTCAGGAGTGCTTCTTGTTACCAGCTATAATTGCGAGTACTTTTTGTGTTGTTTAAGAACCTGAAAGTGTCGTGTCTGTTGGAGCAGGTGGCAGTGTGGTTTGCAGATGCTGAAGCAGTCACAGTCAGGTCTGGAATAAGACAAGCGCGGGCCGGGTCCCTTCGGCAGCCCGCCCGTGGCCGGCGGCTTCGCTTCGTGCAACGTCTTGGTCTTTGCACCCCGGGATCCCGAGCCCCAGCAGCCGGGGGAGGCCGCGCCGgtgcgggggggcggcccggctCCGCAGGGGCCACCGCCGGCTCCCCGAGCCGCTGGCGGCGCCCGCAGGCGGCGTGGCAGGGGCTACCCCGGGCTCGCGCCGCAGAGGGTGCTCCGGTTCCTGGCCAGTAGCACCGAGGGAGGTGTCACTCCGGGGTTCCGGACACACGGGGGGGTGCGCCCATCAGATGGGGACGCGCCCATCGGATGGGGACGCGCCCAGGCGCGGCACCccccggcggccgggcgggcccGTGGTTCCGCGAAGCCGCCGTCGCCCGTTTGGCGCTTCCCGGCGGCCGGCTCCGCTGCCGCgcgggggcggtggggccgCGTGCTGCTGCCGCCGCGGCCCGGTCCTCCCGCCGCTGGGCACGGCGCTTGCCCGCCCCCACCGTGCGGCCGGGGTCCGTGCGCCCGGGCGGCGGCAGGCGCCGGCTGGGGGGCGCGCTTGGGGCAGGGCCGCGGGGCAGCGGGTGGCCGCCGGCCCCCTCACCGCCTGGTCTCCTCGCGGTAAACGGCCTGGGACGTGCAGGTGCCTCACGGGGCTCCTCGGTCTGGGGGCTGCTTTTCCCAGGGCAGTGACGTGTGCGGGACCCCTCCGGCCGCGGGAAGGGCGCCGCGCCATCCCGTGAGGGCTCCCCCGCCGCCTCACAGGAGGACAACGGGCGCGCAGGTGTTGGTGCAGCTGGGTGCGGTGGGTTTCTTTCAGGCCTCTTACAGGGTCCAAAACTAATAAAATCTGTCAAGGAACCGAGTACTTGCGAGAACAGTTaggcgggagcgggggggcCCTGGCCCCCTGGCCGGGCCGGTCTGTGCGGGAGCTGTGGTGGCACCGGCCGCCATCACGGGGGGGAGGGGCGCGCAGGTGTTGGTGCTCAGAGGGGCAAGCTCGGAGCCAGGGCCGGGGGCGCTGCCCCCCTGCCTTTGGCTATCAGGGTTAAACGGGAGTTTTGTAATAATCTAAAAAAACTTCAGGGGCCTTTACAGAACAGGCTTTACCAGTTTGTTAAAGCTCTGGTTTTCTTGGCGGTACTAGCATGGAGTTTTCAGGTGTCATTTAACACACCTGTTGTGTGCTAGGCAGTATTTTTGATTAAATGCATTTTGCGAACTTGAGTATGATACACATTAAAATGGATTCATGCTTTTTGCAGACTTACTGCTGGTGTCAATCTCCTATGTGTCATTGAAGTAGTGTGTTTGCAGCACACACGCCTGATTTTCTTCAATATATTAAGATTATCTAGGACAGCACCGTTTCTTGTGGAAATTTCATCATGGAAATTTCTCTTTGGAGGTTTTTCGCCTGCTTTGAGGGTTTTGGGGGAGGTAGGAAAGAGATGCTTGAAAGATGTTGATCTTGGTTTTTAGCCTTGGACTGAGTCCTGCACTTACCAACCCACTGAAATGAGCCAAGTACACAGGATGCTAATGTTGTTGCTATGTTTTATCTTAAAGATTTGACTTCAGCCTGCATTTAAGTGCCTGCAGCAAATCAGACATTTAATTTGTAACGTAGAAGTTTCAGTACAAAGGGCCCAAAATCTTAgatactgaaatactgaaagaaaactatttgaaatatttttgacaaaaaaaccctggagaTTAGTTTGAgaatttctttgttctttggtGTAAGCAGTTGTCAAGATTCAAGCAAGCTCAGGTTTATACATTTTTTGAATGTGCTCATACACTAACAGtaagatgtttttcttccttcttataAGTATAGTTTATTCCCCAAAAAATGGGAAGCTGCAAAGCTAGAACTtggaattaaaatgtaaatttgatTATTTTAGAAAGTGTGATTTACAGATAtagctggaaaagcagaacaagatGATTtgaacaaaatggaaaattaggTACTCTGTTCTCTTTCTCCAAGGCAAAGCCCAAATGCTTGAGCTTCTGTCTTCCAGGAGGCCTTTCCTGTACCTGAATGTGAGCCTGACTAGTGAGGTTCTTAATATGTTGACATGTAACCAAttctgtaattaatatttttatgtaaaagttCACTGTATCTGTCATTTCACATGAATCTTCTGTCATTATTCGGTCCGTGGCTCACAGTGTTACTGCTGGCTGTTGATCCTCAGTTTGGTATCAGAAAGGGAGAGGCTCAGCTACACTCTGGTCCTGCTGATGTCTGAATCTGGATCTGTCCAGTTCTCAGACTCTGGGATCACTGGTGACTTCAGATGTCAAATTCATTAATGCATAGGTGCTGCGCTGTTCTTACAGTCATTTGAATTTCTCTTAACTCTGCTCGAGTGTGTGTCGTGTGTCTGCATTTATTTGCTCCTTTACATTTAACAAGATTGCTTGTGCTTAAAATTAAGTGGATATATATAACTGCATTAGTGTAATATATTTGCAAATAGTAACTGTTGCTCCCACTTGAATCTTTTGAGAAAGTCTGCTAATCCTTAAAGAGAACCCTTCGCTGACTGAAATTGTGATTGAAATGCTGATGTCTGTAGGTCTTAAAGCTGTAAAACTTGATTTTTACTAAACACTGTGGCACTTTATAAAAAAGCTCACCTTATAAAAAAGTCCAGTTTCCGTAGGGTGATGCCTGTTGTGTAACCTCTTAGAAAGAAGCTGTCTTGTCTCCTCTAAGACATACATGCAGTGTTGTTGCAATAGTTCTGAGGCATCCCAGAATCTAGTGTTCTGCAGTCTTGTGAACAGGTTTGACATTTTTGGCCCATTCAGTCAGACCCTGCAATGTTTCAGGGACTTTGGGCACAGACTATCTCTCAGCATAGTTCATACAACCTTTCCTGGCCATCCTCTTCCTTAAAGTCCCACCCTTCTGGGAAAGGAGTTGCCTGTGACCTGCATGACTTATTCTgggtgaaaattaaaaatttaacagaaagagcaaatttggttggttgttttctttgttgtttttttttttttttttttttaaataagaaactgACCCACAGGTGCTCTAATGAAACTAGCTATTTGGAGATGAAAAGGTTTCTGAAAGAGCTTCTGGTGTTTGCATAGCGGATGAAATGACTAATGAAATGGGCTTGTTCCGAGAAAGCATTTAGATTTGAGCATATGCTTAATTTTTGGGGTGTGCttatgcttaaaattaagcatcTATTTATGTACTCTGCTGACTCTGGGCATTGGTGCCATACCTGAGGTTAACATAAACTAAGTGGAAAACTCACTATAAAGTGTCAAATTCATTATTTTGATTAATGAGCTGCAAATGCTCAGCACAGAAACACTACTTGTAACTTGTTGGTGTTGGGCCATGTGGTTCTTACAAGAATCAAGGCAGAAATTCCCTCTTAATTCCAATTTTGATATTCCCAGTGAATTCAGTATAAGTTTTGTGCTTTTAAGTTATTTCGCAACAGCTGTgtgaaatatgttaaaatatctTACTGTATAAACAGTTAAAAGTCAGACTATGGTGGAGAATGGGCAGTAGTAATGATTGAAGAAAGGAATTGTCACAATATAGCAATTTTCCAGTAAATTCACCATGTTTTTATATTCATGCCCAGCTATTAACTTACCTGCTTCTATCCATACTGCTGATAGTAGACCAAGAGCTGAATGACTGCACTATAGTGTATGGAGCATGTACTATGCCTGCATGAGCTGtaatcttaaaatgaaaaataagaacaaatacAAGACCGAATAActcagcagaataaaaatggTAAAGCCCGCAAGCTGCAAGATTTCCACAGTGAAACCTCTGAATCAGTTTCAAAATTAGAATactctgaaaaatattctaatatttttctaataataattttctgataATGAAGAAGGCTTTCTCAGTTACCACTATAGGTTGATCGTAGGAAATCAAAGCCGCTGTATGGAATCtgtaagatttgtttttcaaattcagtATCAGACCTGAGCTGTCCCCGAGTTTGGCATTTGGTAGATCTGGGATTTTGATAGAGGGGGCCCAGCTTTCATCatggaatattttattaactCTTTAGACTTGACTTGCTCTCTCTCATCTTCTTTGCTCATTGATACATGCAAAGCACATGTGAGAAGCTGCTTTCCATTTAAGTGAAATTCATAAGCATTTTGAACTGAGCAAATGTTACCTGATGGAGAAAGTAAGTTCAGGCAAGAGGCTGTGAAATGCAAGCTTAGTGGGGGAGAGTAACTGGTGACTGGGGGTGTTACCCATGATTTCTATTTGTGAATCTGTTTTGAAGTAAATGGTAGCTCAGGATAAACCAGGGAGGCttacagcaggagaaaataattttttgcctGTCCACAGCAGCTTTCTTCAGAAGGTCTTGGCGTGCAAGTGTAACAGAGTTTTGACAGTGCTTCCATGGTGTAGGTGATCATCAGTCCTGTATGTGTGAAGAGTAAACATGGCCGTAGGCTGCCAGAGAAGGTGTGTGATGAGAACCCCAGTTCTAGAGGAATGAGTCAGTAGAACAGGAGGTAGATGGTGTATCTCCCTCACGCAGGAGCGGAGGGTTCAGTGGACCCTGGAAGACCTATGTCTGATGTGCTGTAAAACTGATTGTTGTCAGAAGGACTGTAGTTTAGTGGTTTTGTGTGTTACTAACGCACAATTTCACCCATCTTAGGTTTGGGACTTTGGCTGAAGGGATGGGCTACCTCCCGTGAACTTGCTTCCTCTGAGTGGATACACCTTGGTTTTAGCCccaaagcttttgctttcatctgGTGTAATTTTTGATTGATTAATCATCAAGGAATGATTGCTAAG
This genomic window contains:
- the LITAF gene encoding lipopolysaccharide-induced tumor necrosis factor-alpha factor, producing MSALTSSAVPSAPPSYEETTGINVSYPHPYPVPEPGQKPDGKGMNPPPYMGQPAPVNNPITVQTVYVQQPVVFYDRPVQMCCPSCNQMIVTRLSYDSGALTWLSCGGLCLLGCIGGCCLIPFCIDALKDVDHTCPNCNALVGSYKRL